In Anolis carolinensis isolate JA03-04 unplaced genomic scaffold, rAnoCar3.1.pri scaffold_14, whole genome shotgun sequence, the following proteins share a genomic window:
- the LOC103282290 gene encoding proton-coupled zinc antiporter SLC30A1, with product MGAHLRKKPRSVVDGVTRLTVVVQLCVLLAFFLAEIVASRATGSLLLLSSAFHTLGGALGLAVALADSYVSSGRGLVQRDSFGGARVRVLGTLLSSMFQSSLCLALVPEAVLRVVAPRLTEHTVVLMGVGAMGILVHLVRACLNKRHFQDVGLKPCRRRRRLAQGDGCTQEMEDLLQNGSSGSGKSWAAELGPVEFAKKAGRLLLDGMAACLGPMAVFLYSVTYHLLLQRTPCVDRSACLNDCPACSVVSCWLRYLDPGLAVAVAITLLLFAWPTLRSSSLVLLQAVPDRLDLRELERHLRDTQGVTALRDFHVWQLDGPAGLVATAHVCCLDVTRCRAVIDNVQRVFGEHGIHATTVQPHLGPGSDGQRDATQFKKRLDSCPAEVTEYETTV from the exons ATGGGAGCCCACCTACGAAAGAAGCCCCGCTCAGTTGTGGATGGGGTCACTCGCTTGACCGTCGTGGTCCAGCTTTGCGTCTTGTTGGCTTTCTTCTTGGCGGAGATCGTGGCCAGTCGGGCGACGGGGTCCCTGCTGCTGCTCTCCTCCGCTTTCCACACCTTGGGGGGAGCCCTGGGCCTGGCGGTGGCCTTGGCCGACTCCTACGTGTCCTCCGGACGGGGCCTCGTCCAACGGGACTCCTTCGGAGGGGCCCGGGTGCGAGTCCTGGGCACGCTGCTCAGCTCCATGTTCCAAAGCTCCTTGTGCTTGGCGCTCGTCCCTGAAGCGGTCCTCAGGGTGGTGGCACCACGGCTCACCGAGCACACCGTGGTCCTGATGGGCGTGGGGGCCATGGGCATCCTTGTCCACCTGGTCCGAGCGTGCCTGAACAAGAGGCATTTCCAAGATGTGGGTCTGAAGCCCTGTCGCAGAAGGAGGAGACTCGCCCAAGGAGATGGTTGCACCCAGGAGATGGAAG ACCTGTTGCAGAACGGATCCTCGGGCAGCGGAAAGTCCTGGGCGGCCGAGCTCGGTCCTGTTGAGTTTGCAAAGAAAGCCGGGCGACTTCTTCTTGACGGGATGGCGGCCTGCTTGGGTCCGATGGCTGTCTTCCTCTACTCCGTGACGTACCACTTGCTGCTACAACGGACTCCGTGTGTGGATCGTTCAGCGTGCCTCAACGACTGTCCTGCGTGTTCAGTTGTGTCGTGTTGGCTCCGTTACCTGGATCCTGGGCTCGCCGTCGCTGTCGCGATCACCCTCTTGCTCTTTGCGTGGCCAACTTTACGTAGTTCCTCCTTGGTTCTCCTGCAAGCCGTGCCAGACCGGTTGGACCTCCGTGAGCTGGAGCGGCACTTGCGTGACACCCAAGGCGTGACGGCCCTGAGAGACTTCCACGTCTGGCAGCTGGACGGTCCCGCCGGCTTGGTCGCCACCGCCCACGTGTGCTGCCTCGACGTGACCCGGTGCCGAGCCGTCATCGACAACGTGCAGCGGGTCTTCGGCGAACACGGGATCCACGCCACCACGGTGCAGCCGCATCTCGGCCCTGGCTCGGACGGACAACGCGACGCGACCCAATTTAAGAAGCGTCTGGACTCTTGTCCTGCGGAAGTCACAGAATATGAAACAACCGTGTGA